One Blattabacterium cuenoti DNA window includes the following coding sequences:
- the fsa gene encoding fructose-6-phosphate aldolase, translated as MKFFIDTANLDEIKEAKKMGILDGVTTNPSLIAKESIYNKNDIYKHYISICNILGKKNSKNVSAEIVSVDYLDMVQEGEEISSLHPKIVVKIPATENGIKTIKYLSKKNIKTNCTLIFSSGQALLAAKSGSYYVSPFLGRLDDISQNGLDLIKEIKTIYSLYRFDTKIIAASIRHPLHIIECAKIGIDAITSPRNIISNLINHPLTKIGLEKFLKDYKKKIRN; from the coding sequence ATGAAGTTTTTTATAGATACTGCTAATTTAGATGAAATAAAAGAAGCTAAAAAAATGGGGATTTTGGATGGTGTAACTACAAATCCTTCTTTAATAGCAAAAGAATCTATTTATAATAAAAATGATATTTATAAACATTACATATCTATTTGTAATATTTTAGGTAAAAAAAATTCAAAAAATGTTAGTGCAGAGATTGTTAGCGTTGATTACCTTGACATGGTACAAGAAGGAGAAGAGATTTCATCATTACATCCAAAAATTGTTGTTAAAATTCCTGCAACAGAAAACGGGATAAAAACTATAAAATATTTATCAAAAAAAAACATTAAAACTAATTGTACACTCATATTTTCATCCGGACAAGCACTTTTAGCGGCTAAATCGGGATCTTATTATGTTTCTCCATTTTTAGGAAGATTAGATGATATCTCTCAAAATGGATTGGATTTAATAAAAGAAATTAAAACTATTTATAGTTTATATCGTTTTGATACAAAAATTATAGCCGCATCTATACGTCATCCTTTACATATTATAGAATGTGCAAAAATAGGAATAGATGCTATAACTTCTCCAAGAAACATTATATCAAATCTTATAAATCATCCTTTAACGAAAATAGGATTAGAAAAATTTTTAAAAGACTATAAGAAAAAAATACGTAATTAA
- a CDS encoding RNA recognition motif domain-containing protein translates to MDNTKLYVGNLSYDMTEKELKEYFESIGEVTHAKIIFDESASSKRSKGFGFIEMSNEENARQAIEKLNGTELMGRNIIVSAARPRTKRDY, encoded by the coding sequence ATGGACAATACGAAATTATACGTTGGAAATTTATCTTATGATATGACAGAAAAAGAATTAAAAGAATATTTTGAATCTATAGGAGAAGTTACTCATGCAAAAATAATTTTTGACGAATCTGCATCAAGTAAAAGAAGCAAAGGATTTGGATTTATAGAAATGTCTAATGAAGAAAACGCAAGACAAGCTATAGAAAAATTAAATGGGACAGAACTAATGGGCCGAAATATTATTGTATCTGCAGCAAGACCAAGAACAAAAAGAGATTATTAA
- a CDS encoding ferritin encodes MFSEKIQKGLKKQLIRELESSQLYLSMASWSEYKGFEGICEFLYNHSNEERNHMLKLMRYINKRGGYAAIFPYENLHFYEKSYSYNSLKELFQKLFEHEIKISSEINILVELSLQEKDYFTYNFLQWYVEKQIEEENLSKSILSKIELIGDEKLGLYLFDRDLDKKF; translated from the coding sequence ATGTTTAGTGAAAAAATACAAAAAGGATTAAAAAAACAATTGATTAGAGAATTGGAATCTTCTCAATTATATTTATCTATGGCATCTTGGTCAGAATATAAAGGGTTTGAAGGAATATGTGAATTTTTATACAATCATTCAAATGAAGAAAGAAACCATATGTTAAAGTTAATGAGATATATTAATAAAAGAGGCGGATATGCAGCAATTTTTCCATATGAAAATTTACATTTTTATGAAAAATCTTATTCATATAATTCTTTGAAAGAACTGTTTCAAAAATTATTTGAACATGAAATAAAAATTTCATCTGAAATTAATATTCTTGTTGAATTATCTTTACAAGAAAAAGATTATTTTACATATAACTTTTTACAATGGTATGTAGAAAAACAAATAGAAGAGGAAAATTTAAGTAAAAGTATATTAAGTAAAATTGAATTAATAGGAGATGAAAAATTAGGGCTTTATTTATTTGATCGTGATTTAGATAAAAAATTTTGA
- the clpX gene encoding ATP-dependent Clp protease ATP-binding subunit ClpX, whose product MEDLFKCNFCGRKKNEITFLISGINGHICNFCIEKTYSLIHKKLEQKKEIDEQQLIKFLKKPKEIKKFLDQYVVGQDEAKKVISVAVYNHYKRIQFIVENKKNKIEKKDIKNEKIEIEKSNILLIGNTGTGKTLLAKSISKLLKIPFTIADATTLTEAGYVGEDVESILSRLLQSVNYNINSAEKGIVFIDEIDKISKKSNSNPSITRDVSGEGVQQALLKILEGTIINVPPQGGRKHPDQKMIPINTENILFIAGGTFDGIEKILSNRINQYSTIGYHTQSKKIEKKDVIFFKNIISDDLKKFGLIPELIGRFPIITYLNPLNKIMLKKILTEPKNALIKQYQELFNMDKISLNVTNKALNIIVDKTIQLGLGARGLRFFCEKLFLDYMFNIDDHIEENIHKKLNIDENVAKKKLS is encoded by the coding sequence ATGGAAGATTTATTTAAATGCAATTTTTGTGGAAGAAAAAAAAATGAAATAACTTTTCTTATATCAGGAATAAATGGACATATTTGTAACTTTTGTATAGAAAAAACTTATTCTTTAATTCATAAAAAATTAGAACAAAAAAAAGAAATTGATGAACAACAACTGATTAAGTTTTTAAAAAAACCTAAAGAAATAAAAAAGTTTTTAGATCAATATGTTGTAGGACAAGATGAAGCAAAAAAAGTTATTTCTGTTGCTGTCTATAATCATTATAAAAGAATTCAATTTATAGTAGAGAATAAAAAAAATAAAATAGAAAAAAAAGACATTAAAAATGAAAAAATAGAAATAGAAAAATCCAATATTTTGTTAATTGGAAATACAGGAACCGGAAAAACATTACTTGCTAAAAGTATTTCTAAACTTTTAAAAATTCCTTTCACTATAGCAGATGCAACAACTTTAACTGAAGCTGGATATGTTGGAGAAGATGTGGAATCTATTTTATCTAGATTGTTACAATCTGTTAATTATAATATTAATTCTGCTGAAAAAGGAATCGTATTTATTGATGAAATTGATAAAATTTCTAAAAAAAGTAATAGTAATCCATCTATTACTAGAGACGTGTCTGGAGAAGGTGTTCAACAAGCTCTACTTAAAATATTAGAAGGAACTATAATAAATGTTCCTCCGCAAGGAGGAAGAAAACATCCTGATCAAAAAATGATACCAATCAATACAGAAAATATTTTATTTATAGCTGGAGGAACATTTGATGGAATAGAAAAAATTTTATCAAATAGAATCAATCAATATTCTACTATTGGATATCACACTCAATCTAAAAAAATTGAAAAAAAGGATGTAATTTTTTTTAAAAATATAATATCTGATGATTTAAAAAAATTCGGATTGATTCCAGAGCTCATTGGAAGATTTCCTATTATAACTTATCTAAATCCATTAAATAAAATAATGTTAAAAAAAATTTTAACAGAACCCAAAAATGCTTTGATTAAACAATATCAAGAATTATTTAACATGGATAAAATTTCTCTAAATGTTACAAATAAAGCCTTAAATATTATAGTAGATAAAACTATTCAATTAGGATTAGGAGCTAGAGGATTACGTTTTTTTTGCGAAAAACTTTTTTTAGATTATATGTTTAATATTGACGATCATATAGAAGAAAATATTCATAAAAAATTGAATATAGATGAAAATGTAGCTAAAAAAAAATTATCGTAA
- the obgE gene encoding GTPase ObgE: protein MKDNFIDFVKIFCKSGDGGSGSIHFHREKNIKKGGPDGGSGGKGGNIIIKGNSHINTFFHLKYHRHWIAQSGFSGKKKNVTGSNGKNLFIEVPLGTVVKDKNKEIILEIDKNLQEKVLFKGGKGGRGNFFFKNSKIKSPYYAQPGIKTMGSWIYLELKILADVGLIGFPNSGKSTLLSTLTKAKPKIGNFSFTTKKPHLGIAFINYNSFVLADIPGIIENASQGKGLGYQFLKHVERNSILLFLFSSEKTKKKEIEYFILLNELKEFNPNLLNKKRLLAISKSDLISLKEKNKIKTIFSSLGENDITFISSFTGEGLTILKDKLWNLLQKKSNLIN, encoded by the coding sequence ATGAAAGATAATTTTATAGATTTTGTAAAAATTTTTTGCAAAAGTGGAGATGGAGGATCTGGGAGCATTCATTTCCATAGAGAAAAAAATATAAAAAAAGGCGGACCTGATGGAGGATCAGGAGGAAAAGGAGGAAATATTATTATTAAAGGGAATTCGCATATAAATACATTTTTTCATTTGAAATATCATAGACATTGGATAGCTCAATCTGGATTTTCTGGAAAAAAAAAGAATGTTACTGGATCAAATGGAAAAAATTTATTTATAGAAGTTCCTTTAGGAACTGTTGTTAAAGATAAAAACAAGGAAATTATTTTAGAAATTGACAAAAATCTTCAAGAAAAAGTTTTATTTAAAGGAGGAAAAGGAGGAAGAGGGAATTTTTTTTTCAAAAATTCAAAAATTAAATCTCCTTATTATGCACAACCTGGAATAAAAACTATGGGAAGTTGGATTTATTTAGAATTGAAAATTTTAGCGGATGTTGGATTAATCGGATTTCCTAATTCAGGAAAATCTACCTTACTTTCTACACTTACAAAAGCAAAACCAAAAATAGGAAATTTTTCTTTTACAACTAAAAAACCTCATTTGGGGATAGCATTTATAAATTATAATTCTTTTGTATTGGCAGATATTCCTGGAATCATAGAAAATGCATCACAAGGAAAAGGATTAGGATATCAATTTTTAAAACATGTAGAACGAAACTCTATTTTATTATTTCTTTTTTCTTCAGAAAAAACAAAAAAAAAAGAAATAGAATATTTTATTTTATTGAATGAATTAAAAGAATTCAATCCAAATTTATTGAATAAAAAACGTTTGTTAGCTATTTCTAAATCCGACTTAATTTCTTTGAAAGAAAAAAATAAAATAAAAACAATTTTTTCTTCATTAGGAGAAAATGATATAACATTCATTTCTTCTTTTACAGGAGAAGGTTTAACAATATTAAAAGATAAATTATGGAATTTGCTACAAAAAAAAAGTAATTTAATCAATTAA
- the pncB gene encoding nicotinate phosphoribosyltransferase: MNEFAIVSSLLDNDFYKFTMQNAIIKLFPLAKAKYEFINRGKHSFPKNFSDLLKENLQEMASLKLSNDERKFLEKNCPYLDSTYLDFLNTYQYNPKEVFISQNGKDIHMSIEGLWSSTILWEVPLMATISELYYQLTGKKCISDNKIILLTKEKLEKYKKLNVKIGEYGTRRRYSYKVQKLVLNFLKEKGNSVFIGSSNVHLSRIFSKKPIGTHGHEWVMFHAAKYGFNIADQIAMENWLNIYGKNLRIALSDTYTTSVFLKNFDKKLANLFEGVRHDSGNPILFTNEIIKHYKKLKINPLKKKIIFSDNLNPNKVATISSFCKKKINPFFGIGTNFTNDVGLPSMNMVIKMVKTLPKTKKKKWISVVKLSNVKEKSTGDKNLISLAKKILRI; the protein is encoded by the coding sequence ATGAACGAATTCGCAATTGTATCATCTTTATTAGACAATGATTTTTATAAATTTACTATGCAAAACGCAATTATAAAACTGTTTCCTTTAGCAAAAGCTAAATATGAATTTATCAATAGAGGGAAACATTCTTTTCCAAAAAATTTTTCTGATCTTTTAAAAGAAAATCTTCAAGAGATGGCAAGTCTAAAACTTTCAAATGATGAAAGAAAATTTTTAGAAAAAAATTGCCCTTATTTAGATTCTACATATTTAGACTTTCTAAATACATATCAATATAATCCAAAAGAAGTCTTTATTTCACAAAATGGAAAAGACATACATATGTCAATTGAAGGATTATGGAGTAGTACTATACTATGGGAAGTTCCTTTAATGGCAACTATATCTGAATTATATTATCAACTAACAGGAAAAAAATGTATTTCAGACAATAAAATTATTCTTTTAACAAAAGAAAAATTAGAAAAATATAAAAAACTAAATGTTAAAATTGGAGAATACGGAACTAGAAGAAGGTATTCTTATAAAGTTCAAAAATTAGTTTTGAATTTTTTAAAAGAAAAGGGAAATTCCGTTTTTATTGGAAGCAGTAACGTTCATTTATCTCGTATTTTTTCAAAAAAACCTATCGGAACTCATGGACATGAATGGGTTATGTTTCATGCTGCTAAATATGGATTTAACATAGCAGATCAAATAGCAATGGAAAATTGGTTGAATATCTATGGAAAAAACTTAAGAATAGCTTTATCGGATACATATACCACTTCAGTTTTTTTAAAAAATTTTGATAAAAAATTAGCAAATCTTTTTGAAGGAGTTCGACATGATAGTGGAAATCCTATTTTATTTACTAATGAAATCATAAAACACTACAAAAAGTTGAAAATAAATCCTTTAAAAAAAAAAATTATTTTTTCAGATAATTTAAATCCCAACAAGGTCGCTACTATATCTTCTTTTTGCAAAAAAAAAATAAATCCATTTTTTGGAATAGGAACTAATTTTACTAATGATGTAGGATTACCATCTATGAATATGGTTATAAAAATGGTTAAAACACTTCCAAAAACAAAAAAAAAAAAATGGATATCAGTTGTCAAACTTTCTAACGTAAAAGAAAAATCTACAGGAGATAAAAATTTGATTTCTCTAGCTAAGAAAATTCTTCGTATTTAG
- a CDS encoding outer membrane protein assembly factor BamD, translated as MNQKKNICILILFLVFLSSSVYGYGNVLNVLDRESKEKVREEIYSTDRKEIINRNNSKWDEKKELFQKFFYRKNIQSYSETKEEKNFEEYEFFRKGLNFYFSSLNFDLDQKNTYMAIDILNQFIQRFQNSSKITEANKLLNELLKKIEKKDYYIANIYFSMQKNYAALVSFRDFLNDFPKSNFKENVLYKICIIRYRIAIANNTNHKKNISDFLESYKKYVKSYPNNYYHIKKLQDLYKKLMNN; from the coding sequence ATGAATCAAAAAAAAAATATTTGTATTTTGATTTTATTTTTGGTTTTTTTAAGTTCTTCTGTATATGGATACGGTAATGTACTAAATGTACTAGATAGAGAAAGTAAAGAAAAAGTTAGAGAAGAAATTTATTCTACAGATAGAAAAGAAATTATTAATCGCAATAATAGTAAATGGGATGAAAAAAAAGAGTTATTTCAAAAATTTTTTTATAGAAAAAACATTCAGTCTTATTCTGAAACTAAAGAAGAAAAAAATTTTGAAGAATATGAATTTTTCAGAAAAGGATTAAATTTTTATTTTTCCTCGTTGAATTTTGATTTAGATCAAAAAAATACTTATATGGCTATTGATATTTTAAATCAATTTATTCAAAGATTTCAAAACAGTTCTAAAATAACAGAAGCGAATAAACTTTTGAATGAACTGTTGAAAAAAATTGAAAAAAAAGATTATTATATAGCTAATATATATTTTTCTATGCAGAAAAATTATGCAGCTTTAGTTTCTTTCCGAGATTTTTTAAATGATTTTCCAAAAAGCAATTTCAAAGAAAATGTTTTATATAAAATTTGTATTATTAGATATAGGATAGCCATAGCTAATAATACAAATCACAAAAAAAATATTTCTGACTTTTTAGAATCATATAAGAAATATGTCAAATCATATCCAAATAATTACTATCATATAAAGAAATTGCAAGATCTTTATAAAAAATTAATGAATAATTGA
- a CDS encoding nucleoside monophosphate kinase, protein MIHIILFGPPGCGKGTQARIVANKFGFIHLSTGILFRNHIKKETNLGILASHYINKGILVPDKITTDMLNLEMKKHFHVKGIVYDGYPRTRNQIFSLEKILDKFYLGRINIIFSFSFIRKKLLINRLLKRGKISNRDDDTDMITVQKRIEEYNKKTAFIWNSSKWEKNIVELNASYSIEKISFFIEKKIINNLL, encoded by the coding sequence ATGATACACATTATATTATTTGGTCCACCAGGATGTGGAAAAGGAACTCAAGCAAGGATTGTAGCAAACAAATTTGGATTTATTCATTTATCTACTGGAATTCTGTTTAGAAATCACATAAAAAAAGAAACCAATTTAGGAATACTTGCGAGTCATTATATTAATAAAGGAATATTAGTTCCTGATAAAATAACTACAGATATGTTAAATTTGGAAATGAAAAAACATTTTCACGTTAAAGGGATTGTATATGATGGGTATCCTAGAACTAGGAATCAAATTTTTTCTTTAGAAAAAATATTAGATAAATTTTATTTGGGGAGAATAAATATAATTTTTTCTTTTTCCTTTATAAGAAAAAAATTATTAATTAATAGACTTTTAAAAAGAGGTAAAATAAGTAATAGAGACGATGATACAGATATGATCACTGTACAAAAAAGAATAGAAGAATATAATAAAAAAACTGCATTTATTTGGAATAGTAGTAAATGGGAAAAAAATATAGTTGAATTAAATGCCTCTTATTCAATAGAAAAAATATCCTTTTTCATTGAAAAAAAAATAATAAATAATTTATTATAA
- the dapA gene encoding 4-hydroxy-tetrahydrodipicolinate synthase: MKKLSGTGVALVTPFKKDGKIDFNGLENLVKYVEDKVDYLVILGTTSEISTLKKEEKKDIIECIKSINLKKLPLILGIGGNDTKSVINNIKNTNLSDFLAILSVSPYYNTPSQEGIYQHFRSIVNNTETNIIIYNVPKRTGSNVSPETVIRLANDFQKIIGIKEASGNVLQSYRIIEKKPKNFSVISGDDFLTLPIILGGGDGVISVIAQGFPNQVSEMVSFAKKNNVKKAFDIFYEILSMIDLIYKEGNPTGIKMFLNIIKICNSYVRLPLLNGTDSLKRKMISFLGENKEILI, translated from the coding sequence ATGAAAAAATTATCTGGAACAGGTGTAGCGTTGGTTACTCCTTTTAAAAAGGATGGAAAAATAGATTTTAATGGACTTGAAAATCTTGTTAAATATGTAGAAGATAAAGTAGATTATTTAGTAATATTAGGAACTACATCTGAAATTTCTACTTTAAAAAAAGAAGAAAAAAAAGATATTATAGAATGTATTAAAAGTATAAATTTAAAAAAACTTCCTTTAATATTAGGAATAGGTGGAAATGATACTAAATCTGTTATAAATAATATAAAAAATACAAATCTTTCAGATTTTTTGGCAATTCTTTCTGTTTCTCCTTATTACAATACCCCCTCTCAAGAGGGGATTTACCAACATTTTAGATCTATTGTCAATAATACAGAAACTAATATAATTATTTATAATGTTCCTAAAAGAACTGGTTCAAATGTATCCCCAGAAACTGTAATTCGTTTAGCTAATGATTTTCAAAAAATAATAGGAATAAAAGAAGCGTCTGGAAATGTTTTGCAATCTTATAGAATTATTGAAAAAAAACCAAAAAATTTTAGTGTAATATCAGGAGATGATTTTCTCACTTTACCTATAATATTAGGAGGAGGAGATGGGGTTATTTCTGTAATAGCACAAGGATTTCCAAATCAAGTTTCTGAAATGGTTTCTTTTGCTAAAAAGAATAATGTCAAAAAGGCTTTTGATATTTTTTATGAAATTCTTTCTATGATTGATTTAATTTATAAAGAAGGAAATCCAACTGGAATTAAAATGTTTTTAAATATTATAAAAATATGTAATTCCTATGTAAGACTTCCATTATTGAATGGAACGGATTCTTTAAAAAGAAAAATGATATCCTTTTTAGGAGAAAATAAAGAAATTTTAATTTAA
- the miaB gene encoding tRNA (N6-isopentenyl adenosine(37)-C2)-methylthiotransferase MiaB: MKQYEKKDIKNDEIKNENEEKKNSTLQTYIENYGCQMNLFDNEIVASLLLDKGFSITENLEKANIILINTCSIREKAESTLKNRLQNLKYLKKNKKNPPLFGILGCLSKQIKKLDQENIIDFSISPDSYRKISDIIIRLINENKNQKKDSKIFSLHKENETYSDITPYQFWNKNRKNKKVTAFLSITRGCDNMCTFCVVPFTRGRERSSDPNLILKECKILYEKGYKEVTLLGQNVDSYLWGGRDFLKKQILKKENKNFIDFSILLDLLAKKIPSMRIRFSTSNPHDMSEKVIEIISKHSNICNHIHLPVQSGSNKILKLMNRKYTRESYISLIKKIREKIPECSISHDIMTGFCHENEKDHQETISLMNNIKYNYGYMFSYSHRPGTYAYRKFQDNVPENVKKRRLKEIIHLQRTHSIFQMKKYIGKIQEVLIEGESKKNHQDWWYGRNTQNIGVVFPKESFIVGDLVHVQIINYTSSTLIGRGIKIK; the protein is encoded by the coding sequence ATGAAACAATACGAAAAAAAAGACATTAAAAATGATGAAATAAAAAACGAAAATGAAGAAAAAAAAAATAGCACATTACAAACTTATATAGAAAATTATGGATGTCAAATGAACCTCTTTGACAATGAAATAGTGGCTTCTCTTTTATTGGACAAAGGATTTTCTATTACAGAAAATTTAGAAAAAGCAAATATTATATTGATAAATACTTGTTCTATTCGAGAAAAAGCAGAATCAACCTTAAAAAATAGATTACAAAATCTAAAATATTTAAAAAAAAATAAAAAAAATCCTCCATTATTTGGAATATTGGGATGTTTGTCAAAACAAATAAAAAAATTGGATCAAGAAAACATTATAGATTTTTCCATATCTCCAGATTCTTATAGAAAAATATCTGATATTATTATTCGTTTGATTAATGAAAATAAAAATCAAAAAAAAGATTCAAAAATTTTTTCTTTACATAAAGAAAACGAAACTTATTCTGATATAACTCCATATCAATTTTGGAATAAGAATAGAAAAAATAAAAAAGTTACCGCGTTCTTAAGTATTACAAGAGGATGTGATAATATGTGTACATTTTGTGTAGTTCCTTTTACAAGAGGAAGAGAAAGAAGTAGTGATCCTAATTTGATCCTTAAAGAATGCAAGATTTTATATGAAAAAGGATATAAAGAAGTTACCCTTTTAGGTCAAAATGTAGATTCTTACCTATGGGGAGGAAGAGATTTTTTAAAAAAACAAATTCTTAAAAAAGAAAATAAAAATTTTATAGATTTTTCCATCCTTTTGGATCTTTTAGCAAAAAAAATACCATCTATGCGGATACGATTTTCTACATCTAATCCTCATGATATGTCTGAAAAAGTGATAGAAATAATATCAAAACATTCAAATATATGTAACCATATTCATTTACCAGTTCAATCAGGAAGTAATAAAATATTAAAACTAATGAATAGAAAATATACTAGAGAAAGTTATATTTCTTTAATTAAAAAAATTAGAGAAAAGATTCCTGAATGTTCTATCTCACATGATATTATGACTGGATTTTGTCATGAAAATGAAAAAGATCATCAAGAAACTATTAGTTTAATGAACAATATTAAATATAATTACGGGTATATGTTCTCTTATTCTCATAGACCCGGTACTTATGCCTATAGAAAATTTCAAGATAATGTTCCGGAAAATGTAAAAAAAAGAAGATTGAAAGAGATTATTCATTTACAAAGAACTCATTCTATTTTTCAGATGAAAAAATATATAGGAAAAATACAAGAAGTTTTAATAGAAGGAGAATCCAAAAAAAATCATCAGGATTGGTGGTACGGAAGAAACACTCAAAATATTGGGGTAGTCTTTCCAAAAGAATCCTTTATAGTAGGTGATTTAGTACATGTTCAAATAATAAATTATACTTCTTCAACCTTAATAGGAAGAGGAATTAAAATTAAATAA
- the lpdA gene encoding dihydrolipoyl dehydrogenase — translation MYFDVIILGSGPGGYVASIRASQLGMKTALIEKESLGGVCLNWGCIPTKSILNSAKILQNIKKNRELFEIDEIKVNYSKIIQKSRNVVNKMKKGVSFLMKKNGVHVIYGNAKLKSGKRVEILKSGKKIEEHNASHIIIATGSKSKIKKEFQQDEKKVIGYKEALSLKTLPKKMIIIGSGPIGLEFAYFYSSMGTEITILEICPQIFPNLDIEISSYLKDSFEKKGIKIYLSSTIKKIEFNKNKGVTVHIQTINKQEISLETDIVLSAIGVTPNIKSIGLEEVGIRTTEKEFISVDKNYRTNIDEYYAIGDVIETPSLAHVASHEAISCVENIKCLNSPKIDYNNIPKCVYCFPEIASVGYTEKEAKEKGYQIRIGKFPFSALGKSISDDNPEGFVKVIFDSKYDEWLGCQMIGNNVTEIISEVVVSRKLEATHCEIINSIHPHPSLSESILESVANAYGKTIHL, via the coding sequence ATGTATTTTGATGTTATTATTTTAGGAAGCGGACCGGGGGGTTATGTTGCATCTATACGAGCTTCACAACTAGGGATGAAAACTGCTCTTATTGAAAAAGAATCTTTAGGAGGTGTTTGTTTAAATTGGGGATGTATTCCTACAAAATCTATTTTAAATAGTGCTAAAATATTGCAAAATATAAAAAAAAACAGAGAATTATTTGAAATAGATGAAATAAAAGTTAACTATTCAAAAATAATTCAAAAAAGTAGGAATGTTGTTAATAAAATGAAAAAAGGAGTTTCATTTCTAATGAAAAAAAATGGAGTTCATGTTATATATGGAAATGCAAAATTAAAAAGTGGGAAAAGAGTTGAAATATTAAAAAGTGGAAAAAAAATAGAGGAACATAACGCTTCTCATATTATCATAGCTACTGGATCAAAATCGAAAATAAAAAAAGAATTTCAACAAGATGAAAAAAAAGTTATAGGGTATAAAGAAGCACTTTCTCTTAAAACACTTCCTAAAAAAATGATTATTATCGGATCTGGCCCCATAGGTTTAGAGTTTGCATATTTTTATAGTTCTATGGGGACAGAGATTACTATTTTAGAAATTTGTCCCCAGATTTTTCCAAATTTAGATATAGAAATATCTTCTTATTTAAAAGATTCTTTTGAGAAAAAAGGAATTAAAATTTATTTGTCATCTACTATTAAAAAAATAGAATTTAATAAAAACAAAGGTGTTACAGTTCATATTCAAACTATTAATAAACAAGAAATATCGTTAGAAACAGATATAGTACTTTCCGCAATTGGAGTTACTCCAAATATTAAATCAATTGGATTAGAAGAGGTAGGGATTCGCACTACTGAAAAAGAGTTTATATCCGTTGATAAAAATTATAGAACTAATATAGATGAATATTATGCTATTGGAGATGTAATAGAAACCCCTTCTTTAGCGCATGTAGCTTCACATGAGGCAATTTCATGTGTTGAAAATATAAAATGTTTAAATTCTCCAAAAATAGATTATAATAATATTCCAAAATGTGTTTATTGTTTTCCTGAAATAGCTTCTGTTGGGTATACAGAAAAAGAAGCTAAAGAAAAAGGATATCAAATTAGAATAGGAAAATTCCCTTTTTCAGCACTTGGAAAATCTATCTCTGATGATAATCCAGAGGGATTTGTTAAGGTAATTTTTGATTCCAAATATGATGAATGGTTGGGATGTCAGATGATAGGAAATAATGTCACAGAAATTATCTCCGAAGTGGTAGTTTCTAGAAAATTAGAAGCTACTCATTGTGAAATAATAAACAGTATTCATCCACATCCTTCTTTAAGTGAATCTATTTTAGAATCTGTAGCAAATGCTTATGGAAAAACTATTCATTTGTAA